A genomic window from Arvicola amphibius chromosome 5, mArvAmp1.2, whole genome shotgun sequence includes:
- the Afap1l1 gene encoding actin filament-associated protein 1-like 1 isoform X5: protein MAVASILQNLQPLPAKEVSFLYVNTADLHSGPSFVESLFEEFDCDLGDLRDMSDDGEQPSKGASPEPTKSPSLRSTADVPPPLPNKPPPEDYYEEAFPLGPGKSPEYISSHNGCSPAQSIVGGYYEDADSSYPTTRLNGELKNSYNDSDAMSSSYESYDEEEEEEKGRRPRHQWPSEEASIHLVRDCRICAFLLRKKRFGQWAKQLTVIKEEQLLCYKSSKDRQPHLRLALDACTVVYVPKDSRHKRHELRFSQGATEVLVLALQSREQAEEWLKVIREVSRPCGGAEGLEAPRSPVFLCKLDQDKRLSQEKQNSDSDSLGMNDSSSTLSRREACEHGKGKKNSLAELKGSMSRAAGRKITRIISFSKKKALGEDLQTFSNENEVPCCGYLNVLVNQGWKERWCRLKCNTLYFHKDRTDLHTHVNAIALGGCEVAPGFGPRHPFAFRILRNRQEVAILEASCSEDMGRWLGLLLVEMGSKVTPEALHYDYVDVETLTSIVSAGRNSFLYAQSCQDQWPEPRVYDEVPYEKVQDEEPQRPTGAQVKRHASSCSEKSHRVDPQVKVKRHASSANQYKYGKNRAEEDARRYLVEKERLEKEKEMIRTELMALRQEKKELKEAIRNNPGTCQVSLGSGAKVKAMEEAVAALEAQCRAKEEQRIDLELKLVAVKESLQQSLAGGPALGLSVSNKNKSQETTNKPQSNAAEQSLPVNCVSELRKRSPSIVTSNQGRVLQKAKEWEMKKT, encoded by the exons CAAAGGAAGTCTCCTTCCTGTATGTGAATACTGCAGACCTGCACTCGGGTCCCAGCTTTGTGGAGTCTCTCTTTGAAGAATTTG ACTGTGACCTGGGTGACCTTCGGGATATGTCGGATGATGGGGAACAACCCAGCAAGGGAGCCAGCCCTGAGCCAACCAAGAGTCCATCTCTGAGAAGT ACAGCCGACGTGcctccaccactgcccaacaagcCTCCCCCCGAGGATTACTATGAAGAAGCCTTTCCCCTGGGGCCCGGCAAGTCCCCCGAGTACATCAGCTCTCACA ATGGCTGCAGCCCAGCCCAGTCGATTGTGGGTGGCTACTATGAGGACGCGGACAGCAGTTACCCCACCACGAGGCTGAACGGAGAGCTGAAGAACTCCT ACAATGACTCTGACGCCATGAGTAGCTCCTACGAGTCCTacgatgaggaggaggaggaagagaaggggcggCGGCCCAGGCACCAGTGGCCCTCGGAGGAGGCCTCCATACACCTGGTTAGGGACTGCAGGATATGTGCCTTCCTGCTTCGGAAAAAGCGCTTTGGGCAGTGGGCCAAGCAGCTGACAGTCATCAAGGAGGAGCAGCTACTG TGTTACAAAAGCTCCAAGGACCGGCAGCCACATCTGAGGCTGGCGCTAGATGCCTGCACCGTCGTCTACGTGCCCAAGGACAGCCGGCACAAGAGACATGAGCTGCGCTTCTCCCAGGGGGCCACAGAGGTGTTGGTGCTGGCTCTGCAGAGCAGGGAGCAGGCAGAGGAGTGGCTGAAG GTTATCCGCGAGGTCAGCCGGCCGTGTGGGGGAGCAGAGGGCTTGGAGGCCCCCCGATCTCCAGTCTTCCTGTGTAAGCTGGATCAGGACAAG AGATTGTcccaagagaaacagaactcgGACTCTGACAGCTTGGGCATGAATGACAGCAGTTCCACCCTGAGCCGCCGAGAAGCCTGTGAACATG GCAAAGGGAAGAAGAATAGCCTCGCTGAGCTAAAGGGTTCCATGAGCAGGGCTGCAGGCCGGAAGATCACGCGTATCATCAGTTTCTCCAAGAAGAAGGCGCTGGGCGAGGACCTGCAGACGTTTTCCAATGAGAATGAGGTCCCGTGCTGCG GCTATCTAAACGTGCTGGTAAACCAAGGCTGGAAGGAACGGTGGTGCCGCCTCAAGTGTAACACTCTCTATTTCCACAAAGACCGCACAGACCTGCATACCCACGTGAATGCCATTGCCCTCGGGGGCTGTGAGGTAGCCCCAGGCTTTGGACCCAGGCACCCATTTGCCTTCAGGATCCTGCGCAATCGGCAAGAGGTGGCCATCCtggag GCAAGCTGTTCAGAGGACATGGGCCGCTGGCTCGGGCTGCTGCTGGTGGAGATGGGCTCCAAAGTCACCCCAGAGGCCCTGCACTACGACTACGTGGATGTGGAGACCCTAACCAGCATTGTCAGTGCCGGGCGCAACTCCTTCCT GTACGCACAATCCTGCCAGGATCAGTGGCCTGAGCCCCGTGTCTACGATGAGGTTCCTTATGAAAAGGTGCAG GATGAGGAGCCCCAGCGCCCCACCGGGGCTCAGGTGAAGCGCCATGCCTCCTCCTGCAGTGAGAAGTCCCATCGTGTGGACCCACAGGTCAAAGTCAAGCGCCATGCCTCCA GTGCCAATCAATACAAGTATGGCAAGAACCGGGCTGAGGAGGATGCCCGCAGGTACCTGGTAGAAAAAGAGAGgctggaaaaggagaaggagatgaTTCGGACAGAACTGATGGCTTTGCGACAGGAGAAGAAGGAACTGAAAGAAGCCATCCGGAACAACCCAGGTACCTGCCAAG TTTCTCTGGGCTCAGGAGCGAAGGTGAAGGCCATGGAGGAGGCTGTGGCCGCTCTAGAAGCTCAGTGTCGTGCCAAGGAGGAGCAGAGGATCGACCTGGAGCTGAAGCTGGTGGCTGTGAAGGAGAGCTTGCAACAGTCCCTGGCAGGGGGCCCCGCCCTGGGCCTGTCTGTGAGCAACAAGAACAAGAGCCAG